DNA sequence from the Juglans microcarpa x Juglans regia isolate MS1-56 chromosome 5S, Jm3101_v1.0, whole genome shotgun sequence genome:
taataagaaataatcattttcacaagaaatataatcacaaataaatagttttcttgtAGTCATGTCTTTGGTGTTTGGAAGTTCcatcttttgaaatttgaatgtgTAAAACCGGGATGGGCCTAGTATGAACCTAGGGGCTAAGATTTACGTCTGGGCATTGCGAGTCCAAGTCCAAGTCCAACCTTACTTAAGCCCATATAGTTCTATATTACTAAGAAAAAGTCTATTTGCAACCGGCAGGGAAACCGCGTCCCACGTGGCCGGTTGCAAATAGACTTTAACCAACTTTTCCCTCCCTCTTATTCTTATACttttctcttcatattcttttgtttttccctctatggtttgttcttttcattttccttgttttaaatttattagctTGTCAATATGGCCTTCTTGGCATCTAGTTCGGACTAGTGGGATTTCAATGGGTTAGAACAATAACCAAAGATTAGAATCGACAGAGGGAAAATGCCAAATTGATAaaaatccattaaaatcaaagatgaaaaaacttgaaatcgaaattcaaaattaaaatagaccAAAGCCCATGTCTACAAATTAGAAGAAAACCCAACCAAGCTCCACAactgaaaattaattataaatcaaaacagagccACAAAGAAATAGAACTCAGAATCGAACTCCCAAATCTAAAATCAACCAAAACTAGGAGTGTaaccggttcggttcggtccggttttggacaaaatctaagactgaaccggtatgtatcgattttgtatttttcaaaaccaattacgcaccggttactctcctaaaccggtacttccggttttaccggtccggtccggtacgattttcagatttttttaaaatgtaagtttcataatttgtcattaaaaatttgtttataaaaaaaaaaaactggtttaaaaaaatctgttttatacttttattaatatattagactatataataatattaatattagactattggtatagttataagttatatattagtattagttataaactatatatttaatattagtattagttataaacttttagtgatttagtattaacattttatgtaataatttataaattataataacaaattatttcatatatgaatatatataattatatatattatatataaaattttcacataaaaatttataattatacataatatataaaacttctatatagtaatatatatataatattttgtataaaacttatatatacaataatacacatattattttatatatatatatatatattttttatcaaccggtccggtccgaaaaatcataaaaccggaaccggattGGAGTTGGCcagttttcacattctaagaaccggtcccggaccggaccaattcaaaaccggtaaaaccggaccggttttccggtttgaatttacatcCCTAACCAAAACCTAGATAAAATAATTGGGAAAAAACCCAAAACCAcccaccaaaacaaaaataagccAATCACACAAGCGCACCCCAGGGAGTCAAGGACCAGTCTTCACAGTAGACAAGACGAAGAAGAAattcttgagagagaggaaAGGTAGAGCTCAATTGGTTACACAGAGAGGGAGGAAAGCCTTCATCTTTACGAGTTCAAGCTTCGGGGCAAATGATTTAGGATTCAAGCtcctttttccctctctctttagTGTGTTCTTTCTCCAAATGGTATACTTTACTCTCAAGATTTGAGTCTATATAATGGAAAAGCTTAAGGCTGCCTAGTTTTGGAATCCACATTAACTATGCAGAGATCTAcgattttccttttcttttagttttttttggcTTCTGAAATCTGAATTCTTCTCCCTTCTCGTTTCGTCTAtgttatcatcatcatcttcttcttcttctccttttttttttttggctgacGTAGCATGCCGATTTCCCCATGGTTTCGCAGGTCAGTTGTCTGTAGCAAAACTATATTACTAAACTACCCCTATAAAttgcaaaattgaaaatatatagagTAGGGCTACAGACAGGCACAAGTTTGTGCCTGCCCGCGAACCCCATTGACGTGGCAAAATATCATgtcaacaattataatattaaaaacaaaaaagaaggggGAAAAATCAACGAGTGGGAAGTATCTTTGTTCATTCAAGCTTGGAAGGAGAAAACCCGGCGGCAAAcaccattttgttttcttccttaGCGTTAGATCTCTCGCCATTTGGTTCAGATTTCTTCAATTAAACATCAACTGAACaaacatatttgttttttttcttgtggaGGACCTTGAATTGACTTCCAACATGACCCAACTTGCAGAAGACATATCCCATTGTCTCAGGCCAATTTAACAAGATAATTACAAGTACAATTAACTCCATATACtgccaaaacaagaaaaatagttcATTTAATGTGGCTAgtaagagaggaagaaaggttAACAAGTATCTATGAAAAGACAAGCATCTTATCGAACAAGCATCTATGAAAAGACAAcaatacaaaaggaaaaaaaaaaaggtagggGAACTCTTTCTTCCGAATTAGTAGTTACGCGTCGCACAACTTAATCTGAATTGCGAATTAGTATTTAGGATGGCGTCACATAGCTCTATTGCattagggttagggttgggAACGGGAGTCACACAGAGAGAGGGCAGGGGAGAAAGATCAAGCAGGGGAAGAGAAACCAAGaaacacaaatataaaatgCACTGTTTGAAGAAACTTTATACAATTTCAGCTAGTTTTTAAACGCACCGTTTTGTTTACTTCAAAACGGTGTGTTCGCCTCCACGTAAGATGTCGTTTGCGGACAGACATGAGTCTATGCTTgggtttagaatttttttaatatggaaaataatttacacacaatattttttacaacactttacataactatgttttaaatgagatacatttttgtaaaacatcttataaaaataacattattttataaaaatactcttattttataatattattgtataacatgttgtataatatgttgtgtatatcattattcttctaATATATATACGTTTCCTTTATACTTcactctctctactctctctgGCTTCCAATTGCTTTTTTTAACCCGACCCCTTGCCCGATGTTCGAGCCCTAACATTCTCGGATTTTCTTGAGCAAATGAGGAACCGCCGCGAAAGTTCTCCGATTTTAGCCCAAACATCACCCATCATaccaaataaatttaatatgagagttaaataaattacatgcacaaaaaaagataaaaatccgAACCAAAAAATGACACAGCTCGATCTGTCCAAGAAAGTAGCCGATAGATATCTGAAGCGAGAAGTCCTTGGCGAAGGTACCTATGGAGTTGTGTACAAAGCCATCGATACCAAGGTAATTCTTTCTTCTTGTAggtgcttttttcttttaacagtTTCCTTTTGGGTTGGGGAAAATGAGAGCTTGAGAATTGTCTATATAGAAGAATTTCAGTTGGATGGACCTTTTTTTATGGAATGTGAGTGTGGAATTGAGTAAATTTTACTGCGATTCTTTTTTACTGATTTTCAATTGAATTCATGGTGAATAATAGCGATGATTCGTTTGAAACTATAACCTTTTGTGTGCAGACAGGACAGAAAGTCGCAATTAAGAAAATCCGGCTTGGGAGGCAAAAGGAAGGGGTGAATTTTACGGCACTTAGAGAAATCAAGCTCCTTAAAGAGCTTAAAGATCCGAATATAATTGAGTTAATTGATGCGTTCCCCCATAAGGGTAACTTGCACCTTGTGTTCGAGTTCATGGAGACAGACCTTGAAGCTGTTATTCGTGACCGAAATATATTTCTTTCACCGGCTGACATAAAATCATACCTTCAGATGACACTTAAAGGACTTGCATATTGCCACAAGAAATGGGTTTTACATAGGTAGTTTTTGTGACAGTTAGCTAATTTGAAAGGTTGTTAACTGCTCGGCAGGATTTGTCTCACATGTCTGGTACTTGTGATTGACAGGGATATGAAGCCAAACAACTTATTAATCGGATTAAATGGACAGCTCAAACTTGCAGATTTTGGTTTAGCACGAATATTTGGCAGCCCAGATCGCAAGTTTACTCACCAGGTTTGCTTCTCCTTGTATAATTGCATGGTGGTTCATTTAATTGAGGAGAGTTCTAGTATTTGGAGTTCAAGATCTTTGGGGATGAATCTGTTGATAACTCTGTAGGTACTGCTTTTGTTGAAAGAAATCTTATTTGGTGGTGGTTCTTAAGGAATTGAGTTTGTGaagttgagttttatttatgatGTAGATCATGAACTTTACATGTTATCAATAACTGCCCTTTTTCGTTTAACATAAATTGTGTCACTAAGGCTGCTAAGAGGAAATTAAACCTTTTTGAGTTGGTACTTTGTTTGGTCATGAGGGATTTCATACAAGTTTTTATATGGTTATTTGACAGAAAAAAATTGGCATTCGATCATGATTAAGTTTTGTAGAAAGAGAGTAACAAGCAGGAATTACTTTTACTTTCATTTACAACTTTTTCTCCTTATTGTTTCGTTATTGATGATGTGTTGATGGTTGCTTTATTGTATAATTGCTGCTGCTGTTGTAAATACTGTTACTGTTATTGTCACTGGTTTATGCAAGCTTGCAAGAAGGAAGGAGCTGATTGTTTGAGAGGTAGGAGGCCCTCTGGTTggcttttatatttatctttctaTCTGCATTGAGAAGTAGTACTCTAATTGAGATATTAGCTACATTTGATTGCAATCATCTTGTCAACTCTATTTTGGAATATCTGATGACAGTGCTAAAGATGTTTTAGGATATAGACTATAATGGgcttaattttcatgatttttttgtatcttttttgcCTTCTAGATAGTTATATCTATTAAATACATCCTCTGTCCCTGGATATTTTTACgttttataatttcttgtacctatcaaaaaaggatatttttgtgatttacaCGTAATGtgaaatataattcaaatacagaCTCGTGCTCTAATGGCAGGTCTTTGCTCGATGGTATAGAGCACCTGAGCTGTTGTTTGGTACCAAGCAATACGGTTCGGGGGTGGATGTTTGGGCTGCAGCTTGTATTTTTGCTGAACTTCTCCTGCGTCGTCCTTTTCTGCAGGTGAATTGAAATTGTTATGGTTACTGGTTCTTGTGAGTTGtggttttgatttttagaaatttgatttttgttttgaattttttacttTACTAGCTATGCTGTTTGTATTTTTTGCTGCGTTCTTATGGGCGGGGCCTATAGTTTGTAACGGACTtagtgtccatgatcttcttctttctattgtaacCTCTAGCTAGGCGATCTTCatatatacttcctgtgtatctgggctttgcctatttctatgaatataatatctttgattacctataaaaaaaaaaaaatttgctgcTGTCCATGGTGCTtagtttcttatattttatttctgtttCTATTGTGCTGATTTCTGACTGGCTTCATTGTATATCTTTTTTTCTGATGACCACGTGATGTTTTTAATAGTTAGTTTTCTTATTCAGGCTTGCAGTTGCGGCtattttttcttggatttaaTGACGTGTAAAATGCTATTCCGTAAATTATATTATCCTTTTGGTAATTATGTTATCATTTGTGAGTGGTGATTTATGTGCTtataaaaatggatatttttattgagttttgcgTTTGTGTATCGTTAGGCTGTTTTGAGCTGATGTTCATATTGAAGAAACTGTTTTATGTGAATTGGGATTTCTTTTTAGAAATAGATGATGTTTAGCTATTACTTTTTAGTCTTCCTCGGTGTCTGAAATATAAGGGTATATTTGGGTAAGGAAGATTTTGAGAATGTTTGAAAACATTTTAGAAAGGTTTTGAGacgtgttttcttttatttggctTTGTGAAAGTTGATCGCAAAATTTGGTTAAAAGTTCTTTTGAATATGATTTGTATTGTGGTTTGTAAAAGTGGGCAGGCAGAGaaaagttatttgaatataattttttaggattgttttggtttttgtgttctttatttttttatggaaatccAGGCAAATGATTGGGTGAAAATGTTCTTGgagaaatcaatttttttttttttttagatttaaagatgtttggattgaaattggaaactttttatgaaaaatcttgaaaatttctGAAAACATATTGTAACCAAACATGCCCATCACTTTACCAAATCAGTGGAAAATCTTTTTCATAAGCTGTGAACTTTATCCTTATATCATGTTGTTCATTGTTCCTGTTTTTAATCTGCAAATTTGCTGATAACTTGGCCACAATTAACGTGATATGATAAACATGAAGGGACGGAGTGTACTAGGTTAGACAGGATGGTATGAATACATGTAGCCAACCACATTGACTGATAAAGAATTCATGAAGCCTTCTCCACAATCGGTtaggattaatttttttataagtaaacgattgtattaatatgaatagacatagcccaagtacactagGGGGTATACAAGAGGTAGCACCTATTTAGTAAGAAGAcatggaaacaagaaaatcatgaaaatcaaggCCATTGAAATCCACAGCtttggcccatagaaataaagttctAGCAAAAAGTGATCTACGCTCTTCTAATGAacgctccttgtcttcaaacatCCGGTCATTACATTCCTGCCATAGGCACCAAAGAAgacaaataggaaccatctttCACACAGTTGTGATTTGTGGAATCCCGCCTAGATTTGTCCAACAGGCCAAAAGCTCAACCACTGTAGCAGGCATAACCCAGGCTAGCTCTAACCTTCTGAATACATCTTCCCATAATGctctagcaacctcacaatgcagtAGGAGATGACCCACAATCTCACCCctttttttgcacatacaacacctgTCCTCTACAATCAGTTAGGATTAATGCTAGTTGAGTTTGCTGATTTCCTTGACTTATCTAGCACTCTTTTACTGTTAACATGTACTTTATCTTGCATGACTCAATCCTATCTGCTTCTTTCTATTTCCCACATGAGCCGACTATAATTGAAGTAGTCATGCCTGCATGTTTTTCTATAGGGTTCAAGTGACATCGATCAATTGGGAAAGATTTTTGCTGCATTTGGGACTCCAAAACCTTCTCAGTGGCCTGATATGCTATACCTCCCCGATTATGTGGAGTATCAACATGTTCCTGCACCCCCTCAACGGTCACTGTTCCCAATGGCTAGTGAAGATACTTTAGATCTGTTGTCGAAGATGTTTACTTATGATCCCAAAGCTAGAATATCAGTGCAGCAGGCACTCGAGCACCGGTGTGTGGCTATGATAACCATTCAATTAGTAAATATATTGTTTACATCTGGTTCTTTTCTCTCATCTATGTTTGCTGATACAGATACTTTTCATCTGCACCACTGGCTACAGATCCAGATAAACTCCCTAGACCTGCACCTAAGCGTGAATCTAGGGTTTCAGACTTTAACTCACATGATGGTCCAACTGTCTTATCGCCTCCTAGAAAGTCCAGGAGAGTGATGCCAGAACGTGAGGGTTTTGAAGGAAATGCCTACCAAGTTGATAAGAATGATGACCATATTGGTGAGATGAGACAGGCAGCTGGTGACAATACAAGCAGGAATGAACCAGTCCCAATGTCGatagatttttctatttttggagcAAAACCTCCAAATAGGCCGACGATTAACAGGTAAAGACATCCTATGCTATTTCATCATGGTTTTAAACCTCAGTAAGTTACTTAAAGTTCAGTGATGGATAATTCTACTAGAAGATTGACTTTAAAACTCGAAGCAATattcttgaaataaaaattttccttttggaGACTGTATAAAAGCTAAATTTAAACTGTAACTCAACATGGTTATTCATTATGGAGCACATATCTGAGCTTGATTCACAGGTTTCTAGATCTAAGCAGCAGTCAAAATATTGAAGTTTTTGAAAAGGTTTTAGGGATTACCAAAGGCAAAgtcccttttgtttttttttgttttttttatcagtaaaagaaagatattatatatatgaatgaaacagACATAGTCCTTGtatacaagaagtatacatAAGAACTCCTAGTTACATTCTAAAGACGgtaaaataaagacaagaattcCTGATTTTCCCCGTGtaatacaatagtggaaaaccaacacataagagtatggagaaaaaaaattcatcaactCGGT
Encoded proteins:
- the LOC121267368 gene encoding cyclin-dependent kinase D-1-like isoform X2 codes for the protein MTQLDLSKKVADRYLKREVLGEGTYGVVYKAIDTKTGQKVAIKKIRLGRQKEGVNFTALREIKLLKELKDPNIIELIDAFPHKGNLHLVFEFMETDLEAVIRDRNIFLSPADIKSYLQMTLKGLAYCHKKWVLHRDMKPNNLLIGLNGQLKLADFGLARIFGSPDRKFTHQVFARWYRAPELLFGTKQYGSGVDVWAAACIFAELLLRRPFLQGSSDIDQLGKIFAAFGTPKPSQWPDMLYLPDYVEYQHVPAPPQRSLFPMASEDTLDLLSKMFTYDPKARISVQQALEHRYFSSAPLATDPDKLPRPAPKRESRVSDFNSHDGPTVLSPPRKSRRVMPEREGFEGNAYQVDKNDDHIGEMRQAAGDNTSRNEPVPMSIDFSIFGAKPPNRPTINRSI
- the LOC121267368 gene encoding cyclin-dependent kinase D-3-like isoform X1, whose translation is MTQLDLSKKVADRYLKREVLGEGTYGVVYKAIDTKTGQKVAIKKIRLGRQKEGVNFTALREIKLLKELKDPNIIELIDAFPHKGNLHLVFEFMETDLEAVIRDRNIFLSPADIKSYLQMTLKGLAYCHKKWVLHRDMKPNNLLIGLNGQLKLADFGLARIFGSPDRKFTHQVFARWYRAPELLFGTKQYGSGVDVWAAACIFAELLLRRPFLQGSSDIDQLGKIFAAFGTPKPSQWPDMLYLPDYVEYQHVPAPPQRSLFPMASEDTLDLLSKMFTYDPKARISVQQALEHRYFSSAPLATDPDKLPRPAPKRESRVSDFNSHDGPTVLSPPRKSRRVMPEREGFEGNAYQVDKNDDHIGEMRQAAGDNTSRNEPVPMSIDFSIFGAKPPNRPTINSVDRTHLKRKLDLEFQHPE